The Deltaproteobacteria bacterium genome contains the following window.
CCGCGTCGTCGTCGAGCCGCGCGAACCGCGCGTGGCCCGCCGCTCCCCACTGCCGAACCGCGTCCTCCAGCAGGCGCGTCGCCTCGGCGTCGGCCAGCGGACTCGGCTCGTCCCGATCCGCCCATTCGAGTCGCGACAGCCGGCGCAGCGCCGCGAGCCCCTTGCGCAGCGCCGCCGAATCTTCCACGTAGGCGCGCGCCCGGGGGTCAGGCGGCAACACCTCGTCGAGGTCGAACCCTCCCAGCGACAGGCTCACCCGCAACCAGGTCCCGCCCTCCGACGTGCGCACCCGCTTGCCGCTCGGGTCCATCCGCTGGACGAACAGCGCACGCAGGCGCGATACGTCGGGGATCGGTTGCAGGTCGACCACGTCCCACGGCGGGTCGACCGAGCGCAAAGCGTCGGCCATGGCGACCGCACACGCCTGCTCGTAGCCCGGCTCGACCACGACCGACAGGTAGGGCGGATGGGGCCCGGCGTCGCCCATCATGCGCACCTCGCGCACACGGATGCCGCCCTCGGTCGCGGCGCGCCGGTAAAACGGCGCCACGCCGACGAGCCGGCCGCCGTCGCGCGCGGCGAGCACGAGCGGATCGGCGCCGAGCGCGTCGCGATAGGCGCTCCACCACGCGAGCAGCCACGTCGGCCCGCGCAGCAGCGGCCCGTCCCCCACGCGATCCGCGAGCGCCTGCCAGTCGTCGCGCAGCGCGACGACCTCGTCCGTTCGAGTCACCACGTCGAGGCCGATGGGCACGCTGCCACCTTACGGTACAATTCTGCCGGATGGCTAGAGCGCCGATCGGGTTCCCCTCGATCGTGGCATCGCCGGTCTGCGCCACGCTGGCGGTCGCCGCGGCCGCCGCGGCGTGCAGCGACCGCGTACCGGCGCCGCGATTGTCGGCGGTCGAACCGGCGCGCGTGTCCGCGTGGGCCGACGCGCCGATCGCCGTGCGCGGCGCCGACCTGTACGCGGCGGTGTCGACCCGCCTCGACGACCCGTCGGCGCCGGCCGTCCAAAACGACTGGGCCGTGCGCGCCGGCGACGTGGCACTGATCGACGTCCGCTGGCGCGATCCGACCCGGTTGGACGCCGTCGTCCCCGCGGGGCTGCCGCCGGGGATCTACGACGTGACCGTCACGACGCCGCGCGGCGAGCGGCTCGCGCTGCCGCGCGCGCTCGCGGTCGAAGACACACCGGTGGGCTTGCCGCTGTCGATCGAAGACGCGCCCGGCGGCGCCGGCGAGCCGATCGGCGACCGCGCGCTCGCCGCCGGCGACGAGCTGGTCGCGTACGCCGTGGTGCGGACGGCCGGTGGCGCGTTCGTCGCCGACGTGCCGGCGCACTGGTCGCTCGACGGCGCGATCGGCGAACTCGTCCCCGCCGACCCGCCGGTGTCGGCGGTATTGCGCGCCCGAGCGATCGGCACCGGCGCGATCGCCGCCACCCATCCCGACGCCGGCGACGCGCGGACCGGCGAGATCGCCGTCGCGGCGGGCCCGCCGGCCAGCCTGACGATCGAGGACGCCCCCGGCGGCGCCGGCGCACCGATCGGCGACCGCGCGCTCACCACCGACGACAGCCTCGCCGTGTACGCCGTGAGCCGGGACGCGTTCGGCAACTTCGTCGCCGACGAGTGGGTCGACTGGGCCGTCGCGGGCGGGATCGGCGCGATCGCGCCCGCCGCCGGCGACCGCGCCACGTTCGACCCCACCCGGCCGGGCAGCGGTGCGATCACCGCCGCGCACGCCGCGCTGCCGGCAGCCGCGACCGGGACGCTGTCCGTGTCGCCCGGCCGCGTCGCGCGGTTCGATGTCGTGCCGGACACCCTGTCGCTCGCCGTCGGCGATCCGCCGGTGACGTTCTCGATCGCCGGCGCGGTCGACGCCGACGGCAACCCGACCGCCGACGTCGGCACCGTCACCTGGTCGATCGCGTCCGGCACGCTCGACACGTTCGACGCCGCGACCGCGCAGCTCACGCCGGCCGCGGAAGGGACCGGCACCGTGCGCGCGGAGTCGTCGTACGGCCCGGCCGACGAGTCCGGCCCGATCGCGATCGCCGCCGCGCGCGCGTTCGTCGTCACCGCCGTGCGCGCGCCGGCGACCGTGTCGCGCGGCGAGCGGTTCGCGATCGAAGTCGACGTGGAAAATCGCACCGCCCGCGACGCGCGCCTGGTGGATGTCGCCCTCGCCTACCGCCGCGGCGGCGGCGATGCCGGCGGCGACTTCGCGACGGCCGCGACGTGGGACCGGCCCGACGCGGTGCCGGCCGGTGCCACCGCGACGGCGCGGTTCGACGTCGCGGTCGCCTCCGCCGCCGCGCTGGGCGCGGTCGACGTCACGGCTACCGCGCGCGGCTGGTTCTCGGACACCGGCGCGCTGGTGTCGGACAGCGAGACCGGCTCGTTCGCCGTGGCGGCGACCTCGCCGCCGACCGCGGTCATCTCCGCTCCGCTGCCGCCGGACAACAAGCTGTGCGCCGGGGGCACGATCGGGTTCGCCGGCAGCGATTCGATCGGCGCGACGACGTGGGCGTGGTCGCTGCCGGGCGGCTCGCCGGCCGCGAGCGCAGCGCCCGACCCGCCGGCGATCGCGTACGCGGCGCCGGGCGCGTACCCGTTTTGGCTCACGGTCGCCAACTCGATGGCCGCGCGCGACACGGTCGCCGGCCCGGCGCCCGTGTTCGTCGGCGCACCGGCCGCCCCGCCGTATCCGACCGGCGCCATCCAGTTCAACAAGCCGCGCGCCGGCGAGGCGATCGATCTCGCCGACGATCTGCCCGTACGCGTCGACATGGCCGGCGACGGCGACCCGACGAACCTCACCGACTGCGCCGGAACGAAGCTCGCCGAGGGAAGCGCTCACGCCTACGTGACGGTGTTTGCCGATCGCGGCGCCCTCGACGCGACGCGCGACGTGCGCCCATCGATCCCCGGCATTCAGGTCGACCTGCACAAGGGGACCCATTTCGACGACGTCGCGTGGGACGCCCTCGCGCCGATGACGGAGGGAGACGCGATCGTCTACGCCGAGTTCCGCGACGAGACGACCGGCGCGGTCACCGCCGCCGGGCACACGCGGGTCGCGTTCGTCGACGACCGGGACCCGCCGGCGATCGCCGCGATGGCGCCGGGCGCGTGCGACGCCGCCTGCTGGGGCAAGGGCGACGCCTTCGTCGTTCAGTTCGACGAGCCGATGGACGCAGCGAGCGTGCTGGCCGCCACGCGCGTCGAAGCGTCGGCGTCGCCCAATTGCTCCGGCCCGTGGACGGACATTACCGGCGCGTCGGTGCTCACCTACGACGACGAGGCCGACGCGCTGCGGATCGTGCCGGCGGCGCAGGCGCAGGCCAGCTACGGCGTGCGCGTCAAGCTGCGCGGCCGCGACGCATCGTCCAACGGCAACGCGCTCGGCACCCCCAACGTGTGCGCGGTGGTCGACGACCGGCCACCGCCGGCCATCCCCGAGCCGCCGGCCGTGGTCGCCACCCCCGGCGCGCCCGTGTCGCCCGACGGCGACGGCGTCGACGACGTGATGGCGTTCGAGGTCGCGGTCGACGCGGCCACCGCGTTCGTGCGGCTCGACATCGAGCGCGCCGGCCGCAGCGTCTACGCGGTCTACGCTCCCGTTGTTCCCGGAACGACCGCGTCCATTCCGTGGGCGGGGCGGGACCGCGGCGGCCGCGCGCTGCCGAATGGGCTGTACGTCTACCGCCTCGTCGCGTACAACCGGCGCCTCGAGCCGAGCGAGCCCGCGGTCGGCGCGGTCGAGGTGCGCAGCGCCGTCGCGCTCGTCGGCGTGCCGCCGTGGTTGTGATCCGCCGTCAGCGCGCGCGCCGCACCACCGCCGCAAAGAACCCGTCGGTGCCGTGGTCCGCCGGGTTGACCGCGAGGTAGCGGCCGCCGGCGCCGGTGATGCCCGCCGCCCGGTCGCGTCCCCACACCGCCTTCGCGGGCATCGGCTCGAACTCGGGCGACTCGGCGAGGAGCGCGGCGACCACCGCCTCGTTCTCGGCGCGCAGCAGCGTGCAGGTCGCGTAGATCAGGCGGCCGCCCGGGGCGACCAGCTCCCGCGCCCGCCGCGCGATCGCGAGCTGCAGCCGCGGCAGCCGGTCCAGGTCCGCCTCCGACAGGCGCCAGCGCGCCTCGGGGTTGCGGCGCAGCGCGCCGATCCCGGAACACGGCGCGTCGACGAGCACGCGCGCGGCGCGCCCCGCCAGCCGTGCCAGCGGCGCGGGGTATTCGCCGTCGGGCTCGAGCGCGACCGTCTGGATGTTGGTCGCGCCGGCCCGGCGCGCGCGCCGGCGCAGTTCGGCGAGCTTGCGCCGGTCGACGTCGGCCGCGACGACGCGGCCGCGGCCGCCGAGCGCCGCCGCGAGCGCGAGCGCCTTGCCTCCCGCCCCCGCGCACACGTCCACGACCCGCCCGCGGGGCGGTGGCGCGACGAGATCGGCGATGAGCTGGCTGCCCTCGTCCTGCGCCTCGAACGCGCCGCGGCGAAACGCGGCCAGCGCGAACAAGTTGGTTCGCGTGGTCACGTGCAGCGCGGTCGGCGACCAGCGCCCGGGTTCGCTGGCGATGCCGTCGCGGCCGAGCTCCGCGGCGAGCGCGTCGCGGTCCGCGACGAGCGTGTTGGCGCGGACGGTCATCGGCGCGCGCCGGTTGAGCGCGGCGGCCAGCGCCTCGGCTCGGTCGCCCCAGTCGCTGCGCAGTCGCGCCGCAAGCCAGTCGGGCAGCGACCACCGCAACGCCAACCGGCGGGCCGGGTCGCGCTCGCGCGCGATGCGCGCGTCGACGTCGGCCACGGCGCGCCAGTCGACCGCCGGCGCCGCCCGCGCCGCGACGCCGACCGGCAGCCCGGCCTCGAGCACCAGATAGGCGAGCAGCCGCTCGCGGTCCGGCGCGCGTGACGCGGCGCGCAAACCGCCGGCCGCGAGGGCCGCGTCCACGCGCCGCAGGTTGCGGATGAGCCCGTAGACCGTCTCGGCGACGAATTGGCGCTCGCGGTGGGCCAGCGCCGGGCGCGCGCGCAGCTCGCGCGCGATCGCGTCGCTGGCGAAACTCCAGTCGATTCGTGTACGTTCCCAGGGCCTCAGCACCCGGTCGGCGAGCGATCCGCCGCCGGCCACCGCTTGCGCCAGGTCCATGTCGGGAAACTCGTTCATGCGCGCTTGACCAAAACCTCGCCCGGCAGTAGCAACGCCCCATCCTATGAGCACCGACACCTCATTGAAAGACCGCGGCAACCTGTTCGACATCGCGACCGGACAGGTCGAGCGGGCCGTCACGGCCTGCCGCATCGACCCCGACGTGGCCGAGATCCTGCGGCAGCCGAAAAACGAGCTGATCGTCAACTTCCCGGTGCGCCTCGACGACGGCCGTTACCACATGTTCAAGGGCTACCGCATCCAGCACAACAACCTGCTCGGCCCGTTCAAGGGAGGGATGCGCTATCACCACGAGGCCAATCTCGACGAGATGAAGGCGCTGGCCGTGTGGATGACCTACAAGAGCGCAATGCACGACATCCCGTTCGGCGGCGCCAAGGGCGGCATCAAGTTCGACCCGCGCGCCCATTCGAAGGCCGAACTCGAGCGCATCACGCGCCGGTTCACCCACGCGCTCGGCAGCAACATCGGGCCGGAGTGGGACATCCCGGCTCCGGACGTCGGCACGAACGAGCAGATCATGGTGTGGATGATGGACACGTTCATGAACGTGACCGGCTACACCGAAAAGAACGCCGTGCGCCGCGTCGTGACCGGCAAGAGCATCACGTCGGGCGGATCGCACGGCCGGCGCGAGGCGACCGGCACCGGCATCGTTCACTGCATCACCGAGTGGGCCCACGAGACTCGCTTCTCACTGGACGGAGCGCGCGTGATCGTCCAGGGGTTCGGCAACGTCGGCTCTCACACGGCGCGGCTGCTCGGCAAGCTCGGCTGCTCGATGGTCGCGGTCGGCGACTACCGGGGCTACATCTACAACCCGGAGGGGATCAACCCGCACCGACTCGCGGAGCACGTCGCGCAGACCGGCAGCGTCGTCGAGTACAAGGGCGCCGAGGCGATCTCCCGGGACGAGTTCTTCGAGGTGGAGTGCGAGCTGTTCGTACCGGCGGCGCTCGAACTGGAAATCGGCACCGAGGAGGCGCGCAAGCTGCAGTGCAAGCTCGTCGCCGAGGGCGCCAACGGCCCCACCCACCCGGACGCCGAGCGGATCCTGCACGAGCGCGGCATCGACGTCATCCCGGACGTGCTGTGCAACTCCGGCGGCGTGGTCGTGTCGTACTACGAGTGGCTGCAGAACAAGCGGGCGGAGCGGTGGGATCTCGAGGAGGTCGAGCAAAAGCTCGAGCGGCGCATGCGGCGGACGTACGCGGCCGTCCGCCAGCTGCAGCGCCAGCGCGACATCGACTGGCGTACGGCGTGCTACGGCGTCGCGCTCGAGCGCATTCAGCAGGCCTACGCCGAGCGGGGCATCTTCCCGTAGCGACGGACGCGGTGGCTCCGATCGTCGTCGTCGCCGGCGCGCGCCCGAACTTCATGAAGGTCGCGCCGATCTTGCGCGCACTCGCGCGGCGTCCCGGCGCGCCCGCCACCGTCCTCGTGCACACCGGGCAGCACTACGACGACGCGATGTCGGACGTGTTCTTTCGCCAGCTCGACATCCGCCCCCCCGACGTGTCGCTCGAGGTGGGCTCGGGATCGCACGGCGCGCAGACGGCGCGCATCATGCTCGCGTTCGAAGACTATCTCCTCGGCTGCGCGGAGCCGCCCGCCGGCGTGGTCGTGGTCGGCGACGTGAACTCGACGATGGCGTGCGCGCTCGTCGCCACGAAGCTGCACATTCCGGTCGCGCACGTCGAGGCTGGCCTGCGGTCGTTCGACCGGACGATGCCCGAGGAGATCAACCGGGTGGTCACCGACGCCGTCTCCGACCTGCTCCTCGTGAGCGAACCGGCCGGCATCGACAATCTCCGGGCCGAGGGGGTCGCGCCGTCGCGGATCCGCTACGTCGGCAACGTCATGATCGACACGCTCGTCCACCAGCTGGACGCGGCGCGCGCCGTCGCGGTCGACGACGTGCCGGACGCGTTCGCGCTCGTGACGCTGCACCGCCCGTCAAACGTCGATCGACGCGAGCGCCTGGCCGCCGTCGTGGACTTCCTCGCGGGCGTCGCGGCCGCCATCCCGATCGTGTTTCCGGTGCACCCGCGGACGGACCGCGCGCTGCGCGAGTTCGGCCTGCGCGACCGACTCGCCGCCGCCCCGGGCGTTCACCTCCGCGAGCCGCTCGGCTACCGCGAACTCCTTCACCTGCTCGACCGCGCGCGGCTGGTCATCAGCGACTCCGGCGGCATCCAGGAGGAGTCGACCTATCTCGGCGTGCCGTGCGTGACGTTGCGGCCGAACACCGAGCGGCCGATCACCGTGGCCGCCGGGACCAACACGGTGGTCGACGACCTCGACACCGCGCGCGCGGTCGTCGCGGACGTGCTGGCCAGGCCGCGGCCGGCGCCCCCGGCGATCGACGGCTGGGACGGCCGCGCCGCCGAGCGCGTGGCCGACGCGCTGCTCGCCGCGTGGTGTCCGCCCGCCGTCGCCGTCCCGCCGTGACCCGGCCGGCGCGCAATCTTCGCGTCGCCGCCGTCGTCGATGCGTTCACCGCGGCGTGCCTCGCACCCGAGGTGCGGCTGCTGTCCGTCGATGCGCGCATCTGGCGGCTGCAGCTCGCCGCGTTCCGCCCGCACCTTCTGTTCGTCGAGTCCGCGTGGCGCGGGCGCGCCGGCTCGTGGACCGGCAAGGTCGCCCGCTACCCCGGACGGCCGCGCAGCCGCACGCTGGACCGCGTCGTCGACTACTGCCGCGCGCGCGGTATCCCGACGGTGTTCTGGGGCAAGGAAGATCCCGTGTTGTTCGATCGCTTCGTCGACGCGGCGCGCCTGTTCGACGTCGTGTTCACCACCGACGCCGACTGCGTCGACGCGTACGTCGCGCGATGCGGTCTGCCGCCCGACCGCGTCCACCCCCTGCCGTTCGCAGCGCAGCCGGCGCTGCACTACCCGCCGCGCGGGCCGCGCACCGACACGGTGTGTTTCGCCGGCTCGTACGGGGAGCCCGAGTTTGCGGACCGGCGGCGCCACCTCGACATGCTGCTGGACGCCGCGGCCGACTTCGACCTGGTCATCTACGATCGCAACTCGGCGGCGAAGACCGCGCACAAGGCATTCCCTCCGCGGTTCGCCCGCTACCTGCGCCCCGCGATCGACTACCGTCGGCTGGCCGACGAGTACCGCCGCCACAAGGTGTTCCTCAACGTCAACTCCGTCGCGACCTCGCCGACCATGTTCGCGCGCCGCGTGTTCGAGCTGCTCGCCTGCGGCACCGCCGTCGTGAGCACGCCGAGCGTCGGGATGGAGCGGCTGTTCGGCGGCGTCGTCGCGGTGGCGCGGTCCACCGACGAAGCGCGGCGGGCGATCCGCCGGTTCCTGAGCGACGACGACTACCGCGACGCGGTGGCCGCCGAGGGCATCGAGCGCGTACGGTCCGCCCACACCTACGCCCACCGCGTCGACGCGATCTGCCGCGCGGTCGGGCTGGCGTGAACCCGCGGCGGCGGCGCCCGGCGACCCGGCAAGCGGCTCACTCGCCGGCGCGCGGCGGCGGCAAGCGCGCGAGGTTGTCGCGCGCATCGGCGTGGTTCGGGTCCAGTTGCAACGCGCGGACGAGCCGGCGCCGCGCGCGGTCGAACCGGCCCGCGCGCGCGTCGAGGATGCCCGCGATCGCGAGCGCGTCCGCGGTCGGCTCGGTCGCCACCGCCCGCTCGGCGTGGTATCGCGCTCGCGCGTCGTCGCCCGCGCGCAGCCAGAACCGCGCGGCGTTGACGCGGGCGACCGCGTGGTCCGGCGCGAGCGCGAGCGCCCGCTCGGTGAGTTCGGCCGCCTCGCGGTACCGGCCGAGTCGGTCGGCGACGACGCCGAGATTGACCCACGCCGCCACGTGGTCGGGCCGTACCGCGGCCGCCGCGCGAAACAGCGCACCGGCGGCCTCGAACTCCCCGCGCGCGTACGCGAGGCGCCCGAGCGACACGAGCGCCGCCGCGTGCGCGCGCGCCGCGTTCGGATCGGCGCCGTCGGGGCCCGCCAGCACGCGCGCGAGCCGGCGGGCGGCCGCGCGCACGTCGGCCACACCGGACACGGGACCGCGCTGCCACGTCGCGACCACCGGCCCGGCGCGCAGCGCGATGCCCGGCGGCGGGCGGTCGGCGCCGAGTTCCCATCCCACCGGCCGCGCCTGCGCCGCCAGCGCGGCGACCGGATGGACCGGATCGACCGGCGCGCGCGCGCGAGCGAGCACCGCGCGGTTGCGGTCGACGTCCCACAGGTGCTGCCGCACCAACACCGCGACGTCCGGGCGGGCCATCTCGGCCAGCGACAGAAAGAACAGGGCGGACGCCGTGTCGTCCGAGCGCGCGAGCACGACCCCGCGCGGACCGACGTCGGCCAGTGCCGCCTCGCCCCACCGGCGCGGCGCGTCGCCGGCCGCCGCCGCCCAGCGCGCGCTGCCGCCGACCAGCGCGATCGGCACCGCGATCCACACCGCGACCGCCGCGCCGGCAAAGGGGGCGGCCCTGCCCGTCGCGCGGGCGAACCACGCGACGCCGAGCGCGGTCGCGATCGCGACGGCGACCGCGAGCGGCACGCCGTTTTGCAAGTCCACCAGCCCCCGCGGGTTGAGCCACGCCGAATAGGCGAGATCGCCGGCGCCGACCGCCGCGAGCGCCGCCGCGAGCCAGCGCTCGCGCCGCTGGGCGAACGCCCACACCAACCCGCCGACCGCCGCCAACAGCGCCAGCGGACCGAGGTGGTCGGCCGCCTGCGCGGCCGCGCGCCGCAGTCCGCTCATCCGCACGCCGATCTCGTCCGCGTACGCGACGCGGATGCGCCGGGCGGTGACCGCGTGGTCCACGAACGCCGCCGCGGTGCGCGGGTGGCCCCAATCGAGCGCCGCGGCCCGGCCGGAGGCCGACCGCACCGGCAGGTAGGCGTGCACCGCGGCGGC
Protein-coding sequences here:
- a CDS encoding RsmB/NOP family class I SAM-dependent RNA methyltransferase; translated protein: MNEFPDMDLAQAVAGGGSLADRVLRPWERTRIDWSFASDAIARELRARPALAHRERQFVAETVYGLIRNLRRVDAALAAGGLRAASRAPDRERLLAYLVLEAGLPVGVAARAAPAVDWRAVADVDARIARERDPARRLALRWSLPDWLAARLRSDWGDRAEALAAALNRRAPMTVRANTLVADRDALAAELGRDGIASEPGRWSPTALHVTTRTNLFALAAFRRGAFEAQDEGSQLIADLVAPPPRGRVVDVCAGAGGKALALAAALGGRGRVVAADVDRRKLAELRRRARRAGATNIQTVALEPDGEYPAPLARLAGRAARVLVDAPCSGIGALRRNPEARWRLSEADLDRLPRLQLAIARRARELVAPGGRLIYATCTLLRAENEAVVAALLAESPEFEPMPAKAVWGRDRAAGITGAGGRYLAVNPADHGTDGFFAAVVRRAR
- a CDS encoding Glu/Leu/Phe/Val dehydrogenase yields the protein MSTDTSLKDRGNLFDIATGQVERAVTACRIDPDVAEILRQPKNELIVNFPVRLDDGRYHMFKGYRIQHNNLLGPFKGGMRYHHEANLDEMKALAVWMTYKSAMHDIPFGGAKGGIKFDPRAHSKAELERITRRFTHALGSNIGPEWDIPAPDVGTNEQIMVWMMDTFMNVTGYTEKNAVRRVVTGKSITSGGSHGRREATGTGIVHCITEWAHETRFSLDGARVIVQGFGNVGSHTARLLGKLGCSMVAVGDYRGYIYNPEGINPHRLAEHVAQTGSVVEYKGAEAISRDEFFEVECELFVPAALELEIGTEEARKLQCKLVAEGANGPTHPDAERILHERGIDVIPDVLCNSGGVVVSYYEWLQNKRAERWDLEEVEQKLERRMRRTYAAVRQLQRQRDIDWRTACYGVALERIQQAYAERGIFP
- a CDS encoding UDP-N-acetylglucosamine 2-epimerase (non-hydrolyzing); this encodes MAPIVVVAGARPNFMKVAPILRALARRPGAPATVLVHTGQHYDDAMSDVFFRQLDIRPPDVSLEVGSGSHGAQTARIMLAFEDYLLGCAEPPAGVVVVGDVNSTMACALVATKLHIPVAHVEAGLRSFDRTMPEEINRVVTDAVSDLLLVSEPAGIDNLRAEGVAPSRIRYVGNVMIDTLVHQLDAARAVAVDDVPDAFALVTLHRPSNVDRRERLAAVVDFLAGVAAAIPIVFPVHPRTDRALREFGLRDRLAAAPGVHLREPLGYRELLHLLDRARLVISDSGGIQEESTYLGVPCVTLRPNTERPITVAAGTNTVVDDLDTARAVVADVLARPRPAPPAIDGWDGRAAERVADALLAAWCPPAVAVPP
- a CDS encoding DUF2723 domain-containing protein encodes the protein MDRARVWLPRAIAVAAFAMYALAAPPSLYWRDAGELGAAAIGLGSPHPTGFPLYMALAKLASLIPLGELAYRVHLLSAICAAAGVWCVGRIALDVRDDAAAVAGACAGQLALALSLVWFRHATTTEVYAPTGAALALTLRWYARVARGGGPRTGLALAWLAGLGAGLHASYRLLLAVPIAALLFVRLRRGARWPLWTPALAVAAAAAVHAYLPVRSASGRAAALDWGHPRTAAAFVDHAVTARRIRVAYADEIGVRMSGLRRAAAQAADHLGPLALLAAVGGLVWAFAQRRERWLAAALAAVGAGDLAYSAWLNPRGLVDLQNGVPLAVAVAIATALGVAWFARATGRAAPFAGAAVAVWIAVPIALVGGSARWAAAAGDAPRRWGEAALADVGPRGVVLARSDDTASALFFLSLAEMARPDVAVLVRQHLWDVDRNRAVLARARAPVDPVHPVAALAAQARPVGWELGADRPPPGIALRAGPVVATWQRGPVSGVADVRAAARRLARVLAGPDGADPNAARAHAAALVSLGRLAYARGEFEAAGALFRAAAAVRPDHVAAWVNLGVVADRLGRYREAAELTERALALAPDHAVARVNAARFWLRAGDDARARYHAERAVATEPTADALAIAGILDARAGRFDRARRRLVRALQLDPNHADARDNLARLPPPRAGE